Part of the Tidjanibacter massiliensis genome is shown below.
CAGGAAATTTCATATGCCGACCGTTTCGATTACGTCGTCATCAACGACGACCTGCAACAGGCGATAGTAGAGGTGGAAACCCTCGTCGCGAAGTTCATAAAGGAGTAGCCGCATGCATTCCGTCATTCTCTATTTCGGTTCGTTCAATCCCGTTCACAAGGGACACATGGCCGTTGCGGAATGGATACTGGAACAGGGGCTGTGCAATGAGGTGTGGTTTGTCGTTTCGCCGCAGAATCCGCTGAAACGAGACGGTTCGCTTATCGGCGAAGAGGAGCGGCTGGCCATGGTACGGCTTGCGGCGGCAGCATCGCGTTATTCGCGGAGAATGAGGGCGTGCGACGTGGAATTCTCGCTCCCGCGTCCCTCTTATACCGTCGATACGCTGTCGGTACTGACCGAACGTTATCCGGACACGACATTCTCCCTGCTGGTGGGAAGCGACATTCCCGGCCAGATAACGCAATGGAAGGAGTGGAGGAAACTGCTGGACAATTATAAAATATATGTATATCCGCGGAGGGGATATCCGGCTCCTGCGGCGGATTGCGGATTCACCGTACTCGAAGGCGCCCCTTTCGAAGATTACTCCTCGACAGAGGTAAGGACTGCGCTGACGGAGGGCGGCGGAGACGATATGGTTCCGGATGTAGTCAAAGAGTATATCAAAACACAGGGATTATGGAACACAGGCAAGAGATAGAGCGGCTGACGGCTGCAATAGAGGCTTCGCCCGAGGATATGACGCTGTATGCCGAACGCGGCAAGATACACTTCCGTGCCCACGATTTCGGAAGCGCACTGAACGATTTCAACCGGGTACTGCTCGCCGAAGAGCACAACGAAGAAATAAGACAGTATGTCAAAATGATAAACGAGATACTGGAGTTTCGTTACAATGATATTTACAACCCCTGATTCAGCAGGGAAAGACAGCGACAGGCCGTCGTTTCAGAGACTCTTCCGATGAAAAAATTAAATATAGCCCTGCTTGCGGGTGGGAACTCCTCCGAAAGGGAGGTAGCGCTGGCAAGCGCCGCAATGATACTCGATGCTTTCGACCGCAGTCGATATAATGTCATTCCAGTCGATGTCCACGGTTTACACTGGACCTGTAAGGGGGCCGGGGACCGGAAGGTCGAAGTGGACAAGACGGACTTCTCCGTTCCGGTCGGCGACGGCAAGATACGGTTCGACTATGCTTTCATCATGATACACGGTACGCCCGGCGAAGACGGCAAGTTGCAGGGATATCTGGAGATGATGGGTATTCCGTACTCCACATCGGGTTTCGTCTCCTCGGTGGAGACGTTCGACAAGACACTCTGCAAACGCATCGTGTCAGAAATCGACGGTTTGTGTCTTGCCCGCGAAGTCCTGCTGCGCCGGGGCGACCGGGTGGATGCCGATGCGATAGCCGCCCGGCTCGGACTGCCCGTCTTCGTAAAGCCGAATGCCAGCGGAAGCAGTTGTGGAGTAACCAAAGTAAAGAGCGTTGCCGACATGGTCCCCGCAATCGAACGCGCCTTCACCGAAAGCGACGCTGTGCTCATCGAGGAGTTCATCGAGGGGAGGGAGTTCGGCTGCGGCGTCTGGATAACTGCCGACGGAATCCGGGCGCTTCCCGTAACGGAAATCAAGTCGCACAAAGAGTTTTTCGATTACGAGGCGAAATATACCGCGGGGATGTCGGACGAAATCACGCCGGCGGAGATTCCCGCCGCAGCAACGGTCCGGATACAGCGGCTCGCCGAAGCGGCGGCCAAGGCATGCAACTGCCGCGGAATCGTACGCGTGGACTTCATCATGACTCCCACCGGGGATATATATATGGTGGAAATCAACTCCGTCCCCGGCATGAGCGGCGGAAGCATCGTACCCAAACAGATAGCCGCGGCAGGCCTGAACATGACGGAGGTGATAAACGCCGTTATCGAAGATACCCTATGCAGGCGCTGATAGAGATAGAGGAACGGATAGTCGTCACCGACATCCTGACCGAACGGTTCTGCTGCGACCTTGCAGCCTGCCGGGGCATGTGCTGCGTGGAGGGCAATGCCGGCGCTCCGCTCGAAAAGGAGGAACTCGCCGTTCTGGAGAGAGAATACGAGCGGTTCAGTCCCTACATGACCGAAGAGGGCAGACAGGCGGTCGCGCAACAGGGGTTTTTCGTGATAGATGGGGACGGGGACTATACCACGCCCCTGATAGGGGATGCCGACTGCGCCTATGCCTGCCGGGAAAACGGCACGACTCTCTGCGCCATCGAAAAGGCATGGCACGAAGGCCGTACCGCTTTTCGCAAACCGGTCTCATGCCATCTCTATCCGATACGCGTCACGAAGTTCAGCGACGGCAGCGAAGGACTGCACTACCACCGTTGGGATATCTGTGCACCGGCTCGTCGATACGGCAGGAAAACGGGAATACGCGTCTATGAGTCGCTCCGGGAACCCATCATCCGGAAATTCGGCGCCGAATTCTACAAAGAGCTGGATGCAGCGGCCAAATACATGGAGAAAGAATATCGAACAGAATGAAACGCAACACTTCCGCCGCCAAAGCGATAGTCTGTACCGTCGTATTGTGGACCATCCCCCTTTTGCTCGCCGCACAGCGCAGTGTCCCGAAACTCGAAGACTTGCCTCGCCGGGCGATAGATACGCTCGATACGGACGACAGCAATATCAAAATAGTGATATTCACGAACAATACCTGGTGTTACTACTATCCCGACCTGAACGAAAGAATGGACAGGGAGGTCTATCGGGAACATTGGGTGAACGACCGGGTTTTCGCCTATACGGACATCCAGCTCAAAGAGCTGCCGCCGGTTATCGACCTGCAGCTCATTGACCGGTACGGGGATTTCCACGCCCCGGCTATAGGCAAAGTCTTCTCGAAATACGGTACCCGCGGCCGGCGGCGGCATCAGGGAGTGGATATCCCCCTCTCCGTCGGCGAACCGATATACGCCGCTTTCAACGGCAAAGTGCGCTATGCCCGGTACAATACCGGCGGTTACGGCAATCTGGTCATCATCCGCCACGAAAACGGGCTGGAAACCTGGTATGCCCACCTGACACGTTGCAACGTGGCGCAGGACGATTATGTGACGGCCGGTACGGTTATCGGCTTCTGCGGCAATACGGGCCGCAGCCGCGGGGCGCACCTCCATTTCGAGATGCGGTATTGCGACCAGGCGTTCGACCCGGAACATCTCATCGACTTCTCCACGGGCGACCTCCGTTATCAGACTTTCGCCCTCGACCGTTCGTTCTTCAGCATCTATTCACGGGCCTCTGAAACACTGGAAGAGGAGGACGATTACGATGAATCCCTGCTCGCCGTACACTCTCCGGACGGGGAACTCACCTCCGAAGACATTCTGGAGAACATCGAATCCACCACACAGGCCGCCATCAAACAGGAGCAGGCAAAAACCGACCCTCTGTACCATACCATCCGGCGCGGCGATTATCTCGGCAAAATAGCCAGACAGTACGGTACGACCGTCAAGAGGCTTTGCCAGCTGAACAACATTTCGGAAGATGCCATCATCCGGGAAGGACGCAAACTACGCGTGCGATAAAGTACGGAACAGGAATTCACAAAAAAGGGAGCGCGGTTACGGACCTACCACGCTC
Proteins encoded:
- a CDS encoding D-alanine--D-alanine ligase family protein, translated to MKKLNIALLAGGNSSEREVALASAAMILDAFDRSRYNVIPVDVHGLHWTCKGAGDRKVEVDKTDFSVPVGDGKIRFDYAFIMIHGTPGEDGKLQGYLEMMGIPYSTSGFVSSVETFDKTLCKRIVSEIDGLCLAREVLLRRGDRVDADAIAARLGLPVFVKPNASGSSCGVTKVKSVADMVPAIERAFTESDAVLIEEFIEGREFGCGVWITADGIRALPVTEIKSHKEFFDYEAKYTAGMSDEITPAEIPAAATVRIQRLAEAAAKACNCRGIVRVDFIMTPTGDIYMVEINSVPGMSGGSIVPKQIAAAGLNMTEVINAVIEDTLCRR
- a CDS encoding DUF3109 family protein, whose translation is MIEIEERIVVTDILTERFCCDLAACRGMCCVEGNAGAPLEKEELAVLEREYERFSPYMTEEGRQAVAQQGFFVIDGDGDYTTPLIGDADCAYACRENGTTLCAIEKAWHEGRTAFRKPVSCHLYPIRVTKFSDGSEGLHYHRWDICAPARRYGRKTGIRVYESLREPIIRKFGAEFYKELDAAAKYMEKEYRTE
- a CDS encoding peptidoglycan DD-metalloendopeptidase family protein codes for the protein MKRNTSAAKAIVCTVVLWTIPLLLAAQRSVPKLEDLPRRAIDTLDTDDSNIKIVIFTNNTWCYYYPDLNERMDREVYREHWVNDRVFAYTDIQLKELPPVIDLQLIDRYGDFHAPAIGKVFSKYGTRGRRRHQGVDIPLSVGEPIYAAFNGKVRYARYNTGGYGNLVIIRHENGLETWYAHLTRCNVAQDDYVTAGTVIGFCGNTGRSRGAHLHFEMRYCDQAFDPEHLIDFSTGDLRYQTFALDRSFFSIYSRASETLEEEDDYDESLLAVHSPDGELTSEDILENIESTTQAAIKQEQAKTDPLYHTIRRGDYLGKIARQYGTTVKRLCQLNNISEDAIIREGRKLRVR
- the nadD gene encoding nicotinate (nicotinamide) nucleotide adenylyltransferase, whose product is MHSVILYFGSFNPVHKGHMAVAEWILEQGLCNEVWFVVSPQNPLKRDGSLIGEEERLAMVRLAAAASRYSRRMRACDVEFSLPRPSYTVDTLSVLTERYPDTTFSLLVGSDIPGQITQWKEWRKLLDNYKIYVYPRRGYPAPAADCGFTVLEGAPFEDYSSTEVRTALTEGGGDDMVPDVVKEYIKTQGLWNTGKR